From a single Plutella xylostella chromosome 5, ilPluXylo3.1, whole genome shotgun sequence genomic region:
- the LOC119690956 gene encoding putative nuclease HARBI1 yields the protein MDLRELLSDDDDEIIAYLTRPVVERQLFARTDLFNTLSEDKFLRRFRLKKNTCIFLLEQIKSHLEYNVDRTTAVSPMNQILCTLRFFATGSQLITCGDMIGVHESTACRIVHRVTHAIALLYPVYIKYPSTPEEQQKVAAEFYRIAKFPRVNGAIDCTHVRIISPGGQNAELYRNRKGYFSINVQCVAAANLTFEDVVARWHGSAHDSNIWDNCALKRNFVQKKYADKLLLGDSGYAQTGFMMTPFPDGTPNSRGEILYQESQIKTRNVVERAFGIWKRRFPILSRGISVHLHRVPGIIVATAVLHNLAIMQNENVPPVDPEYPVLAEDLNEHFPQQPRGNRNIERRLLVENYFSLL from the exons atggatCTACGGGAATTGTTATCggatgacgatgatgaaatCATAGCATACCTAACCAGGCCGGTTGTGGAGAGACAATTGTTTGCAAGAacagatttatttaatacactTTCGGAAGATAAATTTTTAAGAAGGTTTCGTTTGAAGAAAAATacttgtatttttcttttagaACAAATAAAATCACATCTAGAATACAACGTCGACAG AACCACTGCTGTGTCTCCTATGAATCAGATATTGTGCACATTAAGATTCTTTGCCACAGGGAGCCAGCTAATAACTTGTGGAGACATGATTGGCGTACATGAGTCCACAGCATGTCGCATAGTGCACCGCGTGACTCACGCAATAGCTTTACTGTACCCTGTATATATTAAATACCCCAGCACTCCGGAGGAACAACAGAAAGTGGCTGCAGAATTTTACAGGATTGCAAAATTTCCTAGAGTGAATGGCGCTATTGACTGCACTCATGTAAGAATAATATCTCCAGGAGGACAAAATGCAGAGCTGTATAGAAACCGAAAAGGTTACTTTTCTATTAATGTGCAATGTGTAGCTGCAGCAAACTTGACATTTGAAGATGTAGTAGCAAGGTGGCATGGATCAGCACATGATTCAAATATTTGGGATAACTGTGCATTAAAACGCAACTTTGTTCAAAAGAAATATGctgataaacttttacttGGTGATAGCGGCTATGCACAAACAGGTTTCATGATGACTCCATTTCCAGATGGCACCCCGAATTCGAGGGGAGAAATCCTATACCAAGAGTCACAAATAAAAACCCGAAATGTGGTAGAAAGGGCTTTTGGAATATGGAAGAGACGGTTTCCCATATTATCACGGGGCATAAGTGTCCACCTGCATAGAGTGCCTGGTATAATTGTGGCAACTGCCGTTTTACACAATTTAGCAATAATGCAAAATGAAAATGTCCCACCAGTTGATCCCGAATATCCTGTTTTGGCAGAAGATTTAAATGAACATTTTCCACAACAACCAAGGGGAAATCGCAATATAGAAAGAAGACTGCttgttgaaaattatttttctttattataa